A genomic window from Streptomyces sp. 846.5 includes:
- a CDS encoding helix-turn-helix domain-containing protein yields the protein MAAQTTTQRITDHPDADSITLQCVLEALVDPVRRSIVRQLAQAADAMACGTFDIVVSRSTGTHHFRVLRQAGVIRQYYVGTSRMNILRRDDLEQTFPGLLSAIVRAAAQER from the coding sequence ATGGCCGCACAGACCACGACGCAACGCATCACGGACCACCCCGACGCGGACTCGATCACCCTCCAGTGCGTCCTGGAGGCGCTCGTGGACCCCGTACGCCGCAGCATCGTGCGCCAACTCGCTCAGGCAGCCGACGCTATGGCCTGCGGCACCTTCGACATCGTGGTCTCACGCTCCACCGGCACCCACCACTTCCGGGTACTGCGCCAGGCAGGAGTCATCCGGCAGTACTACGTCGGCACCTCCCGCATGAACATCCTGCGCCGAGACGACCTGGAACAGACATTCCCCGGACTGCTGTCCGCGATCGTCCGCGCGGCCGCACAGGAGCGCTGA
- a CDS encoding DUF1963 domain-containing protein, translating into MNSELLSRLRPFRDEALKRGLPSEDVERWIAAARPSGTLVTSGDGPVVGRFGGPLMLPADAPDPWFPLLATLDCAGLPEEVTGLPLPPDGRLLLFGFPEMTDYSASAGEVVYIPAGTAVEERKTKYPCVFGGEGDGYDDGTLRIYEQFPQDELRLSADVCLPYHFVISALDPPYDDIPLPGHPRADELAEAWLETSGDIIVDGPLHIGGYASHECTEADPVADAAQDAVRSRRLRAAQSGEPEGALELPAPENWVLLAQWDIGLNGREGSTLHWVIPRQDLAERRFDRAHVSFFWNP; encoded by the coding sequence ATGAACTCTGAACTGCTCAGCCGGCTGCGGCCGTTCCGTGACGAGGCACTGAAGCGCGGCTTGCCGTCGGAGGACGTTGAGCGGTGGATCGCCGCCGCCCGCCCGTCCGGGACGCTCGTCACGAGCGGGGACGGACCGGTCGTCGGCCGGTTCGGTGGCCCGCTGATGCTGCCCGCCGACGCCCCGGACCCCTGGTTCCCCCTGCTCGCCACCCTCGACTGCGCAGGCCTGCCCGAGGAGGTGACAGGCCTGCCGCTGCCGCCGGACGGGCGCCTGCTCCTCTTCGGCTTCCCCGAGATGACGGACTACAGCGCCAGCGCCGGTGAGGTCGTGTACATCCCGGCCGGGACAGCCGTCGAGGAACGGAAGACGAAGTACCCGTGCGTCTTCGGAGGGGAGGGGGACGGATACGACGACGGGACGCTCCGCATCTACGAGCAGTTCCCGCAGGACGAGCTGCGCCTGTCGGCCGACGTCTGCCTGCCGTACCACTTCGTGATCTCGGCCCTGGATCCTCCCTACGACGACATTCCGCTCCCCGGTCACCCCCGCGCCGATGAGCTGGCCGAGGCGTGGCTGGAAACCTCCGGCGACATCATCGTGGACGGCCCGCTGCACATCGGCGGGTACGCCTCCCACGAATGCACCGAAGCGGACCCTGTCGCAGACGCCGCGCAGGACGCTGTGCGGTCGCGACGGCTCCGGGCCGCGCAGTCGGGCGAGCCCGAAGGCGCCCTGGAACTGCCCGCCCCGGAGAACTGGGTGCTGCTCGCCCAGTGGGACATCGGTCTCAACGGGCGGGAGGGATCCACCCTGCACTGGGTGATCCCGCGACAGGACCTGGCCGAGCGTCGCTTCGACCGCGCGCACGTCTCGTTCTTCTGGAACCCCTGA
- a CDS encoding acyl-CoA carboxylase epsilon subunit: MSLVIVRGQADAEDLAALTAVLLARTRRRPAPDSSSRSTVRWRRLERVPSFRAYSWQG, from the coding sequence ATGTCCCTGGTGATTGTGAGAGGCCAGGCCGACGCTGAGGATCTGGCCGCGCTCACCGCGGTTCTCCTGGCTCGTACGCGGCGCCGCCCGGCCCCAGATTCCTCATCTCGCAGCACCGTCCGGTGGCGTCGGCTGGAGCGTGTGCCGAGCTTCCGCGCCTATTCCTGGCAGGGCTGA
- a CDS encoding MFS transporter: MTATQVDAARNASAPHQRASGGLKITALATGFVMATLDVTVVNVAGATIQERMHTSLTQLTWIVDGYVLTFASLLMLAGVLANKVGPKTIYMWGMAVFFVASLGCALSSDPGILIAARLVQGAGAALFMPSSLSLLVFSFPDKRKRTRMLGLWSAIVATSSGLGPTIGGLMVSAFGWQSVFLLNLPIGAIGMVMTYRFIAPIQGRTSRLAVPGHITWIIALAAASFALIEGPQLGWTAAPVLASYLVAAAAAALVAGRERSAENPVMPWALFRSPGFRGANVVGFLFNFALFGSVFMLGLYLQHARGASAFQAGLELLPMTIFFPLANVVYSRISARFSNGLLLTTFLLVAGVASLTMITVSASTPYWALALAVGIANIGAGIISPGMTAALVDAAGPEHANTAGSVLNSNRQIGSLVGIAAVGIVLHSTPDWNHGAALSFLVVAIAYLAGALAAWRLVARPENSTARTATTA; this comes from the coding sequence ATGACAGCGACTCAAGTCGACGCAGCACGCAACGCCTCCGCCCCCCACCAGCGGGCATCCGGCGGCCTGAAGATCACCGCGCTGGCCACGGGCTTCGTCATGGCGACCCTGGACGTCACCGTGGTGAACGTGGCAGGCGCGACCATCCAGGAGCGGATGCACACCTCGCTGACCCAGCTCACCTGGATCGTCGACGGCTACGTCCTCACCTTCGCCTCGCTGCTGATGCTCGCGGGCGTCCTGGCCAACAAGGTGGGCCCGAAGACCATCTACATGTGGGGCATGGCAGTCTTCTTCGTGGCCTCGCTGGGATGCGCGCTCTCCTCCGATCCCGGGATCCTGATCGCAGCCAGGCTCGTCCAGGGCGCGGGAGCCGCGCTTTTCATGCCCAGTTCGCTGTCGCTGCTGGTCTTCTCGTTCCCGGACAAGCGCAAGCGCACCCGGATGCTCGGTCTGTGGTCGGCGATCGTGGCCACCTCCTCCGGCCTGGGGCCCACGATCGGCGGCCTGATGGTCAGCGCCTTCGGCTGGCAGTCCGTCTTCCTGCTGAACCTGCCGATCGGAGCCATCGGCATGGTGATGACCTACCGCTTCATCGCCCCGATCCAGGGCCGCACCTCCAGGCTGGCCGTCCCCGGCCACATCACCTGGATCATCGCCCTGGCCGCCGCGAGCTTCGCGTTGATCGAGGGCCCGCAACTGGGCTGGACCGCAGCACCGGTACTCGCCTCGTACCTGGTCGCCGCAGCTGCGGCCGCGCTCGTGGCCGGTCGCGAGCGCAGCGCCGAGAACCCGGTCATGCCGTGGGCGCTGTTCCGCAGCCCTGGTTTCCGCGGAGCCAATGTCGTGGGCTTCCTGTTCAACTTCGCGCTCTTCGGGTCGGTCTTCATGCTCGGCCTCTACCTCCAGCACGCGCGCGGTGCCAGTGCGTTCCAGGCAGGACTCGAACTGCTGCCGATGACGATCTTCTTCCCGCTCGCCAACGTCGTGTACTCACGGATCTCTGCGCGGTTCTCCAACGGCCTGCTGCTGACGACCTTCCTGCTGGTCGCGGGAGTCGCCTCACTCACCATGATCACAGTGTCGGCGTCCACTCCGTACTGGGCCCTGGCCCTGGCCGTGGGCATCGCCAACATCGGTGCCGGGATCATCTCGCCCGGCATGACCGCGGCCCTGGTGGACGCCGCAGGCCCGGAGCACGCCAACACCGCGGGCTCGGTGCTCAACAGCAACCGCCAGATCGGCTCGCTGGTCGGCATCGCGGCCGTCGGCATCGTGCTGCACTCCACGCCCGACTGGAACCACGGCGCCGCCCTGTCCTTCCTGGTCGTCGCCATCGCCTACCTCGCCGGCGCCCTGGCCGCCTGGCGGCTCGTCGCCCGCCCCGAGAACAGCACGGCGAGGACCGCCACGACTGCCTGA
- a CDS encoding sigma-70 family RNA polymerase sigma factor encodes MAANLIEKAQAGDDEAFRELTEPYLRELQVHCYRMLGSFQDAEDALQATLLAAWQGLGGYQGRASLRVWLYRIATNRCLDARRAAGRRLGKEWDVPGVEMPEPTRLGEVVWLQPFPDALLENAIATTPGPESRYEQTEAVSLAFVTAVQLLPPRQLAVLILRDVLGFRASEVSEMLDATVESVNSALKRARAALHRRQPRDIADLAPAPAVASRAEDALVAKFVRAWESADLDALVALLTDDVFMAMPPMPFEYQGRDVVAGFCAALFDAGRRFELVPTRANGQPAFGAYLRNPTGVSHGVGLYVLTLSGDRIRTMTRFENSVLPWFGLPRSLPSRS; translated from the coding sequence ATGGCGGCGAATCTGATCGAGAAGGCGCAGGCCGGGGACGACGAGGCGTTCCGGGAACTGACCGAGCCGTACCTTCGAGAGCTGCAGGTGCACTGCTATCGGATGCTCGGTTCCTTCCAGGACGCCGAGGACGCCCTCCAGGCCACGTTGCTGGCTGCCTGGCAAGGCCTGGGCGGCTACCAGGGACGTGCCTCCCTCCGGGTCTGGCTGTACCGGATCGCCACCAACCGGTGCCTCGACGCGCGCCGCGCCGCAGGTCGGCGCCTGGGCAAGGAGTGGGACGTGCCCGGGGTCGAGATGCCCGAACCGACCCGGCTCGGCGAGGTCGTCTGGCTGCAGCCGTTTCCTGACGCTCTGCTGGAGAACGCGATCGCGACGACGCCTGGTCCCGAAAGCCGGTACGAGCAGACCGAGGCCGTCTCCCTGGCCTTCGTCACCGCGGTGCAGCTCCTGCCGCCGCGCCAGCTCGCCGTCCTGATCCTGCGCGACGTCCTCGGTTTCCGGGCGAGCGAGGTGTCCGAGATGCTCGACGCGACGGTTGAGTCGGTCAACAGCGCCCTCAAACGGGCACGCGCGGCGCTCCACCGCCGACAGCCCCGGGACATCGCCGACCTCGCGCCGGCGCCGGCTGTCGCGTCGCGGGCCGAAGACGCGCTCGTGGCGAAGTTCGTCCGCGCTTGGGAGTCCGCCGATCTCGATGCCCTCGTCGCGCTGCTGACCGACGACGTCTTCATGGCGATGCCGCCGATGCCGTTCGAATACCAGGGCCGGGATGTCGTGGCCGGCTTCTGCGCCGCCCTCTTCGATGCGGGCCGCAGGTTCGAACTCGTTCCCACCCGGGCCAACGGCCAGCCGGCGTTCGGGGCTTACCTGCGCAACCCGACCGGTGTCAGTCACGGCGTCGGCCTCTACGTCCTCACGCTCTCAGGCGATCGGATCCGCACGATGACCCGCTTCGAGAACAGCGTGCTGCCATGGTTCGGGCTGCCACGCTCGCTCCCGAGCCGCTCCTAG
- a CDS encoding glycosyl hydrolase gives MKSSPIRALLVLVTAVLLLAGCAYAGPAPIGAGGNGAQPAQTLSGAGAVGAAAVQPYDVAPLLHPSAKYFGATFDGVPKDLSPVRRFAAEVGRAPTLLEYYLGWGDALQADQTLAVWGNGQLPYIAWEPYRATMAQIADGSQDAYIVSTAQTLRALNIPVAISLGHEMNGGWYPWGTKATSAADFARAWRHVHDLFQDQGVSTVIWVWSPNIVNPVPNVALKPYYPGDGYVDWVGVVGYYALTGARSFSSLFGPTFRQIRTFTKRPFLLAETGAEPSPRKAAQITELLRTVAARSDLVGFIWFDIDKETDWRVDSSPDALAAFRGGARDPRYDLDLKSLR, from the coding sequence GTGAAGAGTTCCCCGATCCGTGCGCTGCTCGTCCTGGTGACGGCGGTCCTCCTGCTGGCGGGCTGCGCCTACGCCGGGCCGGCGCCGATCGGCGCGGGCGGCAACGGCGCCCAGCCGGCGCAGACGCTCTCCGGCGCCGGCGCGGTCGGCGCGGCTGCGGTGCAGCCGTACGACGTCGCCCCGCTTCTGCACCCGTCGGCCAAGTACTTCGGGGCGACGTTCGACGGTGTCCCCAAGGACCTGAGTCCCGTTCGGCGTTTCGCCGCGGAGGTCGGCCGCGCACCGACCCTCCTGGAGTACTACCTCGGCTGGGGCGACGCACTGCAGGCGGACCAGACCCTGGCGGTCTGGGGCAACGGCCAGCTGCCCTACATCGCCTGGGAACCGTACCGGGCGACGATGGCGCAGATCGCCGACGGCAGCCAGGACGCCTACATCGTCAGCACCGCGCAGACGCTGCGCGCGCTCAACATCCCGGTCGCGATCAGCCTGGGCCACGAGATGAACGGCGGCTGGTACCCGTGGGGCACCAAGGCGACCAGCGCCGCCGACTTCGCCCGGGCCTGGCGCCATGTCCACGACCTCTTCCAGGACCAGGGCGTCTCCACGGTGATCTGGGTCTGGAGCCCGAACATCGTCAATCCGGTGCCGAACGTCGCCCTGAAGCCCTACTACCCGGGCGACGGGTATGTCGACTGGGTGGGCGTGGTCGGCTACTACGCCCTGACCGGGGCCAGGAGCTTCAGCTCGCTCTTCGGGCCCACGTTCCGTCAGATCCGGACGTTCACCAAGCGTCCGTTCCTGCTCGCGGAGACGGGCGCCGAACCAAGTCCACGCAAGGCCGCGCAGATCACCGAGTTGCTACGGACCGTGGCCGCCCGGTCGGACCTGGTCGGCTTCATCTGGTTCGACATTGACAAGGAGACCGACTGGCGGGTGGACAGCAGCCCCGACGCGCTTGCGGCGTTTCGTGGCGGTGCTCGTGACCCGCGCTACGACCTGGACCTGAAGAGCTTGCGATGA
- a CDS encoding transposase has protein sequence MSALLLVCRSCFTAPTFRTFCALLTGMIAQTRRRTVCGMLLGAGLERIWHHTRAHRLFSTARWSIDEVGLALAGLIVERLLPAGAPLVVAVDDTLFKRSGRKVFGAAWQHDGAAQGPRPAGFGNCWVVAGIIVTLPFLSRPVCLPILARLWRPRRTGKIALAREMTELLATHFPDRTVHIVGDAAYVGEHLRGLNPQITWTSRLKTTSVLHELPPPRTGRKGRPRTRGPRLGTPANISQLLDWRRVKVLRYGRTDTVFLADRICLWYGSFHSQPVRVVLVWDERCGPGTGLNRGYGLALVTTDLTSTPEQIVERYAARWSIETAFHDARQTLGAGEARNRTQTAVERTLPFGLFAYTVTIAWYALAGHEPTDTDEHRLRARWYTTKAQPSFEDMTAKLRRVIIAHRFRNPRPHQAEPEEIQAVLTAWAIAGT, from the coding sequence TTGTCCGCTCTTCTGCTGGTTTGCCGGTCCTGCTTCACCGCGCCGACGTTCCGCACGTTCTGCGCGCTGCTGACCGGGATGATCGCGCAGACCCGCCGCCGCACCGTGTGCGGGATGCTCCTGGGCGCCGGGCTGGAGCGTATCTGGCACCATACCCGGGCCCACCGCCTGTTCTCCACAGCACGCTGGTCGATCGACGAGGTCGGACTGGCCCTGGCCGGCCTGATCGTCGAGCGCCTCCTACCGGCAGGTGCGCCGCTGGTGGTGGCCGTGGACGACACCCTGTTCAAGCGCTCCGGGCGCAAGGTCTTCGGCGCCGCCTGGCAGCACGACGGCGCCGCCCAAGGGCCCCGACCGGCAGGGTTCGGCAACTGCTGGGTCGTGGCCGGGATCATCGTGACGCTGCCGTTCCTGTCCAGACCGGTGTGCCTACCGATCCTGGCCCGACTGTGGCGCCCACGCCGCACCGGCAAGATCGCCCTGGCACGCGAGATGACCGAACTGCTCGCCACCCACTTCCCCGACCGCACCGTGCACATAGTCGGCGACGCCGCCTACGTCGGCGAACACCTGCGCGGCCTGAACCCGCAGATCACCTGGACCAGCCGCCTGAAGACCACCTCCGTGCTGCACGAACTCCCACCCCCGCGCACGGGCAGGAAGGGACGTCCACGCACCCGCGGCCCACGCCTGGGCACCCCCGCCAATATCTCCCAACTCCTCGACTGGCGCCGGGTCAAGGTCCTGCGATACGGCCGCACCGACACCGTGTTCCTGGCCGACCGGATCTGCCTGTGGTACGGCTCCTTCCACAGCCAACCCGTGCGCGTCGTACTGGTCTGGGACGAGCGCTGCGGACCCGGCACCGGCCTGAACCGCGGCTACGGCCTCGCCCTGGTCACCACCGACCTCACCAGCACACCCGAACAAATCGTGGAACGCTACGCGGCCCGCTGGTCGATCGAGACCGCATTCCACGACGCACGCCAGACCCTCGGAGCCGGCGAGGCGCGCAACCGCACCCAGACCGCCGTGGAACGCACCCTCCCCTTCGGCCTGTTCGCCTACACGGTCACGATCGCCTGGTACGCGCTGGCCGGCCACGAGCCCACCGACACCGACGAACACCGCCTAAGGGCCCGCTGGTACACCACCAAGGCCCAGCCCTCCTTCGAGGACATGACCGCCAAGCTCCGACGCGTCATCATCGCCCACAGATTTCGCAACCCACGCCCCCACCAGGCAGAACCCGAAGAAATCCAGGCCGTCCTCACCGCCTGGGCAATCGCCGGAACATGA
- a CDS encoding RICIN domain-containing protein → MFKLSKPSRRRTLLALGTAVPALLAVVLAGPPAQAAGFTPINIWNSSHCLDNATENASKLQMWNCTGGSEQRWLEGFNTQTGLFTFTNQHTGLCITAPAWGTGTATMQFCDAGAANQQWSVFAADNPVNPSAGWYDVWQNASSGYCLTTPSVGNGTLVQTTACDPADHYDRWHQQ, encoded by the coding sequence ATGTTCAAGCTGTCCAAGCCGTCCAGGCGACGCACTCTGCTGGCGCTCGGCACCGCGGTGCCGGCCCTGCTGGCCGTCGTCCTGGCCGGCCCGCCCGCGCAGGCCGCGGGCTTCACCCCGATCAACATCTGGAACTCCAGCCACTGCCTCGACAACGCCACCGAGAACGCCTCGAAGCTCCAGATGTGGAACTGCACCGGTGGTTCCGAACAGAGGTGGCTCGAAGGGTTCAACACCCAGACCGGCCTGTTCACCTTCACCAACCAGCACACGGGACTGTGCATCACCGCGCCGGCCTGGGGCACGGGAACAGCCACGATGCAGTTCTGCGACGCGGGCGCGGCGAATCAGCAGTGGAGCGTCTTCGCCGCGGACAACCCCGTCAACCCGTCCGCGGGCTGGTACGACGTCTGGCAGAACGCGTCGAGCGGGTACTGCCTGACCACGCCCAGCGTCGGGAACGGCACCCTCGTGCAGACCACGGCCTGCGACCCCGCCGACCATTACGACAGGTGGCACCAGCAGTAG
- a CDS encoding IS1182 family transposase, whose protein sequence is MSLQPRPGAEIPPLTVRVTRASNPHGTTAMWIRDRLDGLWTDEDFTAWYPRDGRPGFSPAQLATVCVLQYVMNLSDREVAEAVRCRVDFKYALGLELEDPGFHHSVLSDFRDRLAEGDRADRLLGLALTRIRRAGLLKGRGKQRTDSTYVLSAARELTRLELVTEAVRAVLEAVARDAPELLDELVTAEWAERYGRQVRLCSQPSHPVARMEQVGADARELLERLYARFPGGGVPPQAQVLRKITVQHFLVDGRGRFRPRTERDGQPPSRVRIESPYETEARWTRRGDTRWTGYLVHVTETCDDKSVNVITDVATVVSSADSQALPGIHARLRQRRLLPSQHLVDGGYTSVAGMDDAARLHRVTLVGPLPSSASPQHRAQDGFGRENFIIDFDQREVTCPNGQVSGNWRDLPVKEPTSVVVRFDARQCGRCPEKSACTPGPFRSLYFPTRHLHELQAKNRADQQDKDWRRLYGLRSGAEGTIEEFVDGHRGRRCRYRGMAKTHVQHVLTALAINVERLSFQEPADSSYRLRPPTAFQQYLDARGLPRPLWWRQGK, encoded by the coding sequence ATGTCTCTCCAGCCTCGACCCGGAGCCGAGATCCCGCCGCTGACCGTGCGGGTCACCCGGGCCAGCAACCCCCACGGCACCACCGCGATGTGGATCCGTGACCGCCTCGACGGCCTGTGGACCGACGAGGACTTCACCGCCTGGTACCCGCGCGACGGCCGTCCCGGGTTCTCGCCCGCGCAGCTGGCCACCGTCTGTGTGCTGCAGTACGTGATGAACCTGTCGGACCGCGAGGTCGCCGAGGCGGTGCGCTGCCGAGTCGACTTCAAGTACGCCCTCGGGCTGGAGCTGGAGGATCCCGGCTTCCACCACAGCGTCCTGTCCGACTTCCGCGACCGGCTCGCCGAGGGCGACCGTGCCGACCGGCTGCTGGGCCTGGCACTCACCCGGATCCGGCGGGCAGGTCTGCTCAAGGGGCGCGGCAAGCAGCGCACCGACTCCACCTATGTCCTATCCGCCGCACGGGAGTTGACCCGCCTGGAGCTGGTGACCGAGGCGGTCCGTGCCGTCCTGGAGGCCGTGGCCCGAGACGCGCCGGAGCTGCTGGATGAGCTGGTCACTGCCGAGTGGGCTGAACGCTACGGGCGACAGGTGCGCCTTTGCTCCCAGCCCAGCCACCCCGTCGCCCGGATGGAACAGGTGGGCGCCGATGCTCGCGAACTGCTTGAGCGCCTCTACGCCCGCTTCCCCGGCGGCGGTGTGCCACCGCAGGCCCAGGTACTCCGAAAGATCACAGTGCAGCACTTCCTGGTGGACGGGCGCGGAAGGTTCCGGCCGCGCACTGAGCGCGACGGCCAGCCGCCCTCCCGGGTGCGGATCGAGTCGCCGTACGAGACCGAGGCACGCTGGACGCGGCGCGGCGACACCCGGTGGACCGGCTATCTCGTGCATGTGACCGAGACCTGCGACGACAAGAGTGTCAACGTCATCACCGACGTGGCCACGGTCGTTTCCAGCGCGGACAGCCAGGCCTTGCCCGGCATCCACGCCCGCCTCAGGCAGCGCCGGCTGCTGCCAAGTCAGCACCTGGTCGACGGCGGCTACACCTCCGTCGCCGGCATGGACGATGCCGCCCGCCTCCATCGCGTCACTCTGGTCGGGCCGCTTCCCTCCAGTGCCAGTCCGCAGCACCGGGCCCAGGACGGCTTCGGCCGGGAGAACTTCATCATCGACTTTGACCAACGCGAGGTCACCTGTCCCAATGGGCAGGTCAGCGGCAACTGGCGGGATCTTCCGGTGAAGGAGCCGACCTCGGTGGTGGTCCGCTTCGACGCCCGCCAGTGCGGTCGCTGCCCCGAGAAGAGCGCGTGCACCCCGGGCCCGTTCCGCAGCCTGTACTTCCCCACCCGCCACCTGCATGAACTCCAGGCCAAGAACCGCGCTGACCAGCAGGATAAGGACTGGCGCAGGCTCTACGGGCTGCGCTCGGGAGCCGAGGGCACCATCGAGGAGTTCGTGGACGGCCATCGAGGACGGCGCTGCCGCTACCGCGGCATGGCCAAGACCCACGTCCAGCACGTCCTGACCGCACTCGCGATCAACGTCGAGCGGCTGAGCTTTCAAGAGCCCGCCGACAGCTCCTACCGGCTCCGGCCTCCCACGGCGTTCCAGCAGTACCTCGACGCACGCGGCCTGCCCCGACCCCTGTGGTGGCGGCAAGGCAAATGA
- a CDS encoding glycosyltransferase family 39 protein, translating to MTDTERRAKSPIDWFAPRATSLPTQRGTEPDQFAPEEFEPEPLNSQTMRLRVLPPPPVDPDPGFAFVEPALPGWSLPPAAQMGWAADTGRRRARVSRALLLVILLVQAALALRLTNAAFEDEALYVYAGHVEIGHLFFGAPDYGGFGTYFSGAPTLYPVLAAAVDSVFGLAGVRALSLLSMLIATACLYGLTRRLFNERAGLCAAALFSVSMPTLFLSYFATYDAVAVCLLALSAWALVAAAPRHWAWTLPIGLLAALAVGVKYASALFLPTLALLLVLAAYRSHGARGALLRGTVFTTATVAALAGALLGSGYLAAIQSTTTARAHGTTSALQILADSARWAGLPVADAVVGAVLYARTARLSEVPGWRQAVPGRRWRTSIGVLLTGTALLAPAYQIHLQTETSLQKHVGFGLFFAAPMAGVGVTRLMGAHVKFPQWAIAIGVLALTLGMSQSAAAYGSWPDTRYLIPQLAYTVRPGQHWLGDPEEGPVYYLSREHLTSYQDWLSFFYIDYATRDGHHLTGIPGYRAAIDASRFDGVVLDYSDGLPAAEQAVRQEMRLTGRYRLLSSLPYQTSTGGGHFEIWVRQTAS from the coding sequence ATGACCGACACCGAGCGCAGGGCGAAGAGCCCCATCGACTGGTTCGCGCCGCGCGCGACCTCCCTCCCGACGCAGCGCGGCACCGAGCCGGACCAGTTCGCCCCGGAGGAGTTCGAACCGGAGCCGCTCAACTCGCAGACCATGCGACTGCGGGTGCTGCCGCCGCCCCCGGTCGACCCGGACCCCGGCTTCGCCTTCGTGGAGCCCGCCCTGCCCGGCTGGAGTCTCCCGCCGGCGGCCCAGATGGGCTGGGCCGCCGACACCGGCCGCCGCAGGGCACGCGTCAGCCGGGCCCTGCTGCTTGTCATCCTGCTCGTCCAGGCGGCGCTGGCGCTGCGGCTGACCAACGCCGCCTTCGAGGACGAGGCGCTCTACGTCTACGCGGGGCACGTCGAGATCGGCCATCTCTTCTTCGGCGCACCCGACTACGGCGGCTTCGGCACCTACTTCTCCGGCGCGCCCACTCTCTACCCGGTCCTGGCCGCCGCAGTCGACTCCGTATTCGGCCTGGCCGGCGTGCGGGCGCTCAGCCTGCTGTCCATGCTGATCGCCACAGCCTGCCTCTACGGGCTGACCCGCCGTCTGTTCAACGAGCGCGCCGGGCTCTGCGCCGCCGCGCTCTTCTCGGTGTCGATGCCCACGCTCTTCCTCAGCTACTTCGCCACCTACGACGCCGTGGCCGTCTGCCTGCTGGCGCTCAGCGCCTGGGCCCTGGTCGCCGCCGCTCCCCGGCACTGGGCGTGGACCCTCCCCATAGGGCTCCTCGCGGCGCTCGCGGTGGGCGTCAAGTACGCCTCGGCACTCTTCCTGCCCACCCTGGCGCTGTTGCTCGTCCTGGCCGCCTACCGCAGTCACGGCGCGCGCGGGGCGCTGCTGCGCGGAACCGTGTTCACGACCGCGACTGTGGCGGCGCTGGCCGGGGCACTGCTCGGCAGCGGATATCTGGCCGCGATCCAGAGCACCACGACCGCCCGCGCCCACGGCACGACGTCGGCCCTGCAGATCCTCGCCGACAGCGCGCGCTGGGCCGGCCTGCCGGTCGCCGACGCCGTGGTCGGCGCGGTGCTGTACGCGCGCACGGCCCGGCTGAGCGAGGTACCCGGCTGGCGGCAGGCCGTGCCGGGCCGCCGCTGGCGGACCTCGATCGGTGTGCTGCTGACGGGCACGGCCCTGCTGGCCCCGGCCTACCAGATCCATCTGCAGACCGAGACCTCGCTGCAGAAGCACGTCGGCTTCGGTCTGTTCTTCGCCGCGCCGATGGCCGGTGTCGGGGTGACCCGGCTGATGGGGGCGCACGTCAAGTTCCCCCAGTGGGCGATCGCCATCGGCGTCCTCGCACTGACACTGGGCATGAGCCAGTCCGCCGCCGCCTACGGCAGCTGGCCGGACACCCGCTACCTGATCCCGCAGCTCGCGTACACCGTCCGTCCCGGCCAGCACTGGCTCGGCGACCCGGAGGAAGGGCCGGTCTACTACCTCAGCCGCGAGCACCTGACCTCCTACCAGGACTGGCTGTCGTTCTTCTACATCGACTACGCCACGCGCGACGGCCACCACCTGACCGGCATCCCCGGCTACCGCGCCGCCATCGACGCGAGCCGGTTCGATGGAGTGGTCCTCGACTACTCCGACGGCCTCCCGGCCGCCGAGCAGGCCGTCCGCCAGGAGATGCGCCTCACCGGCCGCTACCGTCTGCTCAGCTCACTGCCGTACCAGACCTCGACGGGCGGCGGCCACTTCGAGATCTGGGTTCGGCAGACGGCCAGTTGA
- a CDS encoding dihydrofolate reductase family protein, giving the protein MGKIVMSGPQNMSLDGVVQDPDGKEGFRVGGWFLEYGEGLEAWSEIALDDALGAEAWLLGRHSYTYFGERWRPRTGRLADKLNSMPKYVVSSTLTEPDWNNTTILKGDIVTEVSKLKEELDGEIVIPASYQLGHTLIEHDLVDEVRLVVFPVVLGAGKRFFGETTGKKPLRLVDVKTIGDGLVALTYQFLPGRG; this is encoded by the coding sequence ATGGGAAAGATCGTGATGAGCGGCCCGCAGAACATGTCGCTCGACGGGGTGGTCCAGGATCCGGACGGCAAGGAGGGCTTCAGGGTCGGCGGCTGGTTCCTCGAGTACGGCGAGGGACTCGAGGCATGGAGCGAAATCGCCCTCGACGACGCGCTCGGCGCTGAGGCGTGGCTGCTGGGCCGCCACAGCTACACCTACTTCGGGGAGCGCTGGCGGCCCCGCACCGGCCGGCTCGCGGACAAGTTGAACAGCATGCCGAAGTACGTCGTGTCGTCGACCCTCACTGAGCCCGACTGGAACAACACGACGATCCTCAAGGGTGACATCGTGACCGAGGTCTCGAAGCTGAAGGAGGAGTTGGACGGCGAGATCGTCATCCCCGCCAGCTACCAGCTCGGGCACACGCTGATCGAGCACGACCTCGTCGACGAGGTCCGGCTCGTCGTCTTCCCGGTGGTGCTCGGCGCCGGAAAGCGGTTCTTCGGCGAGACCACCGGCAAGAAGCCGCTGCGACTGGTCGACGTCAAGACCATCGGCGACGGCCTCGTCGCCCTGACCTACCAGTTCCTCCCAGGACGCGGCTGA